One segment of Insulibacter thermoxylanivorax DNA contains the following:
- a CDS encoding tetraprenyl-beta-curcumene synthase family protein, with protein sequence MQSANHARKLPSGPFSLMYRMYRYILPGVRSELQRWREKAERIPDPELRKQAIASMTTKEFHCIGGAVYASGNIPKRRDLMRLITAYQTISDYLDNLCDRSTSMCADDFRALHQAMIDAADPQAELHGYYRYRSETEDGGYLNNLVMECQSILRKLPSYSVVQPYVLKLVGLYTDLQVYKHIHPDEREQALLTWWEEHREMCPDLKWNEFAAATGSTLCIFMLFLAASHKGLSKQEAEAIYQAYFPYICALHILLDYLIDQEEDQHGGDLNFCSYYSGIRETTERMRKIAEQASITSKRLPGARFHLMIVEGLLALYLSDPKASRQEGVTKVTRQLMHNSPWTRIFFWINSKWIRSSLI encoded by the coding sequence ATGCAGTCTGCGAACCATGCGCGCAAGCTTCCAAGTGGACCGTTCAGCTTGATGTACCGGATGTACCGCTATATTCTCCCCGGTGTTCGAAGCGAACTGCAGCGCTGGCGGGAGAAGGCGGAGCGCATACCGGATCCGGAGCTGAGGAAGCAAGCGATTGCCAGCATGACTACTAAAGAGTTCCACTGCATCGGCGGTGCGGTATATGCCTCCGGCAATATCCCGAAGCGGCGGGATCTGATGCGGCTGATTACGGCCTATCAGACGATCAGCGATTATCTGGATAATCTGTGCGATCGCAGCACATCGATGTGTGCTGATGATTTTCGTGCTTTGCATCAAGCGATGATCGATGCAGCTGACCCGCAGGCGGAGCTGCATGGTTACTATCGCTATCGCAGTGAGACGGAGGATGGAGGCTATCTGAACAACCTGGTAATGGAATGCCAATCCATCCTGCGCAAGCTGCCTTCTTATTCCGTCGTCCAACCCTATGTGTTGAAACTCGTCGGGTTATACACGGATCTGCAGGTGTACAAACACATTCATCCCGATGAGCGCGAGCAAGCTCTGCTCACCTGGTGGGAGGAGCATCGCGAGATGTGTCCGGACCTGAAATGGAACGAATTTGCCGCGGCAACCGGATCCACACTGTGCATCTTTATGCTCTTCCTCGCAGCCAGTCATAAGGGGCTGAGCAAGCAAGAGGCGGAAGCGATCTATCAGGCATATTTCCCGTACATATGCGCTTTGCACATCCTGCTGGATTATCTCATCGATCAGGAGGAGGATCAGCACGGCGGAGATCTAAACTTCTGCAGCTATTACTCCGGGATCCGTGAGACGACAGAGCGCATGCGCAAGATAGCGGAGCAGGCCAGTATAACTAGCAAGCGGCTGCCGGGTGCGAGATTCCACCTGATGATCGTCGAGGGCTTGCTGGCTCTCTATCTGTCGGATCCGAAGGCCAGCAGGCAGGAGGGCGTAACGAAGGTCACCCGTCAATTGATGCATAACAGCCCTTGGACGCGCATCTTCTTCTGGATCAACAGCAAGTGGATCCGCAGTTCACTGATCTAA
- the pfkA gene encoding 6-phosphofructokinase — translation MTVKKIAVLTSGGDSQGMNAAVRSVVRSGLYHGLEVYGIQRGFLGLINDDIRPMDLRSVGDIIQRGGTVLQTARCEEFKTPEGQQKALANLRKHGIDGVVVIGGDGSYRGANILNKLGMKTMGLPGTIDNDIPFTDFTIGFDTAVSIVVDAVNKLRDTMTSHERTSVVEVMGRHCGDIALYAGLASGAEAILVPEVKFDLEQIATRMRENFAHGKRHSIIVVAEGVGKGEHIAEEIERFGIEPRVTVLGHIQRGGTPTHNDRILASRLGDFAVRKLIEGESGKSCGIINGEEVLTDIEVVINTKRPFNMELYELAMRLSQ, via the coding sequence ATGACAGTTAAGAAGATAGCAGTATTAACCAGCGGCGGTGATTCGCAGGGCATGAACGCTGCCGTTCGCTCTGTTGTGCGGAGCGGATTGTATCATGGATTAGAGGTTTACGGGATCCAGAGAGGATTCTTAGGATTGATCAATGATGATATTCGTCCGATGGATCTGCGCAGTGTAGGGGATATCATCCAACGCGGCGGGACGGTTCTGCAGACCGCTCGATGCGAAGAGTTCAAGACGCCGGAAGGCCAGCAGAAGGCCCTTGCTAACCTGCGCAAGCACGGGATCGACGGCGTGGTCGTCATCGGCGGCGACGGTTCCTACCGCGGTGCGAATATCCTGAACAAGCTCGGCATGAAGACGATGGGCTTGCCCGGTACGATCGACAACGATATTCCGTTCACTGACTTTACGATCGGTTTCGATACGGCGGTGAGCATCGTCGTCGATGCGGTCAATAAACTTCGCGATACGATGACTTCTCATGAGCGTACTTCCGTGGTCGAGGTCATGGGCAGACACTGCGGGGACATCGCTCTGTATGCGGGACTGGCGAGCGGTGCAGAAGCGATCCTGGTGCCGGAGGTGAAGTTCGATCTGGAGCAAATCGCAACCCGTATGCGGGAGAACTTCGCCCACGGCAAGCGCCATTCGATCATCGTTGTGGCAGAAGGCGTAGGCAAGGGTGAACATATCGCAGAGGAGATCGAGCGCTTCGGAATCGAACCGCGGGTAACGGTGCTGGGGCATATCCAGCGCGGCGGAACTCCGACGCACAACGACCGCATCCTCGCATCCAGACTCGGTGACTTCGCAGTGCGCAAGTTGATCGAGGGCGAATCGGGCAAGAGCTGCGGCATCATCAACGGAGAAGAAGTGTTGACAGACATCGAAGTCGTCATCAATACGAAGCGTCCGTTCAATATGGAGCTGTATGAACTGGCGATGCGCCTGTCGCAGTAA